In the genome of Clostridia bacterium, the window AAAGCGCTTGCGGTGAGTCTGTGTCGACCGTTTATTTGCAGGAACAGCAAAAGGGGCGGATCGAATCCGCCCCTTTTCACTTGGAGTTGAAGGAATGTTAGACGGCGGCTGCGGAGCGCTCCATTCGCCGGCGGCGGTTATAGCGCATCGCAATATTCATGTAGATGTTTCCTGCAGGCGTCTCGAAGTACATCACGAGCGCTTCTGTATCCTCGCTGCTCTTGATGCCGTGTTCCGCCGTGTGAAGCTCTGGCGGGTGAATCTTAAACTGAAAGCCCTGGTCGTTCAGCGAAGTAATTGCGTTCCCGATAACGAGGTTGGCGAGTTCGCATACGGTTTCACGCACCATCTCGTCGGTTTCGGCGACTTCCATGCCGGCGAGCGCGCTGGCAACGCGCGCGGCGGTGGGCGGCTCGATGTCGAAAATGACGCGGCCCTCAATGTCGCCACTCACGTTGACGATGGCGGCCATGCCTTTGCGGCGGTAGGCTTCCTCGTCCATGCTGACGTCGCCGATGCGGGTGTTGCAGTGCAACGTCTCAGCCATGACGGCGTCGGCGGCATTG includes:
- a CDS encoding chemotaxis protein CheX, whose translation is MKMELIQPFINAADAVMAETLHCNTRIGDVSMDEEAYRRKGMAAIVNVSGDIEGRVIFDIEPPTAARVASALAGMEVAETDEMVRETVCELANLVIGNAITSLNDQGFQFKIHPPELHTAEHGIKSSEDTEALVMYFETPAGNIYMNIAMRYNRRRRMERSAAAV